In Afipia sp. GAS231, a single window of DNA contains:
- a CDS encoding VOC family protein encodes MGLGGLQHYTIEPSDLERTKDFYCDVLGLENGDRPPLDFAGYWLYSGGTATVHLMGTRKPREGIVVRGTEKKYEDTGRLDHIAFAAEDVDGMRKRLQSKGVKFRESIVPRTGDTQFFLYDPDGVGVELNFPKP; translated from the coding sequence ATGGGACTTGGCGGACTTCAGCATTACACCATTGAACCCTCCGACCTCGAGCGCACCAAGGACTTCTATTGCGACGTGCTTGGCCTCGAGAACGGCGATCGCCCGCCGCTCGACTTCGCCGGCTACTGGCTCTATTCGGGCGGCACCGCCACGGTACATCTGATGGGCACCCGCAAGCCGCGCGAAGGCATTGTGGTGCGGGGAACCGAGAAGAAATACGAGGACACCGGGCGGCTCGACCACATCGCCTTTGCGGCTGAAGATGTGGACGGCATGCGCAAGCGCCTGCAGTCCAAAGGCGTCAAGTTCCGCGAGAGCATCGTGCCGCGCACCGGCGACACCCAGTTCTTTCTCTACGATCCCGACGGCGTCGGCGTGGAACTGAATTTCCCCAAGCCATAA
- a CDS encoding Spy/CpxP family protein refolding chaperone — MTSPTKLARPRSRLRVALGAMVLLALGVSASVDAQVVQGVEKGAREGNKAAGPVGGVLGGAIGGVVGVVTGVTGVLTGGAKGGQQQGQQPAAKDAKQGDAAKTAKAAKGAKGTKQAAVLTQNGAPTLTAEQIVANSDANIERIKKSLNLTPEQEKNWAGFNSAMHYLGHNGADRLNLRIARAKRDPPDDIIEQMRNEAQFLNDRAVDQRNVADAAEPLFASLDDNQKTIFILEMVNLSHERGLD, encoded by the coding sequence ATGACCAGTCCTACAAAGCTTGCGCGCCCGCGGTCGCGGTTGCGTGTCGCACTCGGCGCCATGGTTCTGCTTGCGCTCGGCGTATCCGCAAGCGTGGATGCGCAGGTGGTTCAAGGAGTCGAGAAAGGCGCGCGCGAGGGCAACAAGGCGGCCGGCCCGGTCGGTGGCGTGCTGGGTGGCGCGATCGGCGGCGTTGTTGGCGTGGTGACTGGCGTCACCGGCGTTCTAACGGGCGGCGCCAAGGGTGGGCAGCAGCAGGGCCAGCAGCCGGCGGCGAAGGATGCCAAACAGGGCGACGCTGCGAAAACCGCGAAGGCCGCCAAGGGGGCGAAAGGCACCAAGCAGGCGGCCGTCCTCACCCAGAACGGTGCGCCGACGCTGACCGCCGAACAGATCGTCGCCAACAGCGACGCCAATATCGAACGGATCAAGAAATCATTGAACCTCACGCCCGAGCAGGAGAAGAACTGGGCCGGATTCAATAGTGCAATGCACTATCTCGGACATAACGGTGCCGATCGCCTCAATCTGCGCATCGCGCGCGCGAAACGCGATCCGCCGGACGACATCATCGAACAGATGCGCAACGAAGCCCAGTTCCTCAACGACCGTGCCGTCGATCAGCGCAACGTGGCCGATGCTGCCGAGCCGTTGTTTGCCAGCCTGGACGACAACCAAAAGACGATCTTCATCCTCGAGATGGTCAATCTCAGCCACGAGCGCGGGCTGGACTGA
- a CDS encoding ABC transporter substrate-binding protein, with protein sequence MSRKTLSRRQFVAATALSSAALITAPYIRGAHAAGKLTIGFWDHWVPGANKASTDLVNEWAEKAKVEVTVDYIPSQGNKNLLTIAAEGQAKSGHDIIAMPTWWAHANSEQLEPVNDIMGPIVAENGEVNGTAKYLGQLDGKWLGVPACVGSQIKGPCSRIDLMKKHAGIDVQAMYPAGSEPKADNWTLDTFLKAAEACHKGGFPFGIGLGETTDNVDTAGAIFLSYGAALVDAKGNLTVKTDAVRQALEYYKRLIAFLPPDAAAWDDASNNKWLVSGRGALIMNPPSAWAVAKRDAPQVAEQCWTHGFPAGPKGRFAPYLPYFWSIWNFSKNKEAAKNLLVALSKPAAIEKMVTASGGYDLPAYEKLTTLKVWQEEGPPKGTLYHYPNPYKHQILSIAASPAPPKIAQQIYAQATLTKMCLRYHQGEAMEKTLAWAEGECEGFMRS encoded by the coding sequence ATGTCACGCAAGACGCTTTCTCGCCGACAATTTGTTGCTGCTACCGCGCTATCCTCTGCTGCACTGATCACTGCACCGTACATTCGCGGCGCCCACGCCGCCGGCAAACTTACGATTGGTTTCTGGGATCACTGGGTGCCGGGCGCCAATAAGGCCTCGACCGATCTGGTCAATGAATGGGCCGAAAAGGCCAAGGTCGAGGTTACGGTCGACTATATCCCGAGCCAGGGTAACAAGAACCTCCTGACCATCGCCGCCGAGGGGCAGGCGAAGTCCGGCCACGATATCATCGCGATGCCGACCTGGTGGGCGCACGCCAACTCGGAGCAGCTCGAGCCCGTCAACGACATCATGGGGCCGATCGTCGCCGAGAACGGCGAAGTCAACGGCACGGCCAAGTATCTCGGCCAGTTGGATGGCAAGTGGCTCGGCGTTCCCGCCTGCGTCGGCAGCCAGATCAAGGGCCCCTGCTCGCGCATCGACCTGATGAAGAAGCATGCCGGCATCGACGTGCAGGCCATGTACCCGGCCGGTTCGGAACCGAAGGCTGACAATTGGACGCTCGATACGTTCCTGAAAGCGGCCGAGGCCTGCCACAAGGGAGGATTCCCGTTTGGTATCGGTCTTGGCGAGACCACCGACAATGTCGATACCGCAGGCGCAATCTTCCTCTCGTACGGTGCTGCGCTGGTGGACGCGAAGGGCAATCTCACCGTCAAGACCGACGCCGTCCGCCAGGCGCTTGAGTACTACAAGAGGCTGATCGCCTTCCTGCCGCCGGATGCCGCGGCCTGGGATGACGCGTCCAACAACAAGTGGCTGGTTTCCGGCAGAGGCGCGCTGATCATGAATCCGCCGAGCGCCTGGGCGGTGGCCAAGCGCGACGCGCCGCAGGTTGCCGAACAATGCTGGACCCACGGCTTCCCCGCCGGGCCAAAAGGTCGCTTCGCACCGTACCTGCCTTATTTCTGGAGCATCTGGAATTTCTCCAAGAACAAGGAAGCCGCCAAGAACCTCCTGGTAGCGTTGTCGAAGCCGGCTGCGATCGAGAAGATGGTGACGGCGTCAGGCGGCTACGACCTGCCCGCCTACGAGAAGCTGACGACCTTGAAGGTTTGGCAGGAGGAAGGGCCGCCGAAGGGCACGCTCTATCACTATCCTAACCCCTACAAACATCAGATCCTGTCGATCGCAGCGTCGCCGGCACCGCCGAAGATCGCACAGCAGATCTACGCACAGGCTACACTGACCAAGATGTGCCTGCGCTATCACCAGGGCGAAGCGATGGAAAAGACGCTCGCCTGGGCGGAAGGCGAGTGCGAAGGCTTCATGCGGAGCTAG
- a CDS encoding carbohydrate ABC transporter permease, with amino-acid sequence MVDVAFQPNSATAAPPARKRSSLQKALKRKSTAAFLMTLPLIILIVLLVLYPAIYSIHLATLNKSMQRFIGLGNFEFLFKRDTFWLVVKQSCIFAISAVIFKALIGFIVAHFVHNIPAKGQRKWRGMLLVPWVIPPAMSTLAWLWLFDPSYSAFNYTLSFFGIGPIPWTGDADWARFSVILVNVWYGAPFFMIMYLASLKSVPDQLYEAAAIDGANWWQRIWYITLPMMRNIIAITTLFSLIVTFANFDIVRILTAGGPLDHTHIFATWAFRIGIEGSDIPLGASVSLFMVPILAVAAIFILRDVNKRGNEA; translated from the coding sequence ATGGTTGATGTCGCATTTCAGCCGAACAGCGCCACCGCTGCGCCGCCTGCGCGCAAACGTTCGAGTTTGCAGAAGGCACTGAAACGCAAATCGACCGCGGCGTTCCTGATGACGTTGCCGCTGATCATTCTCATCGTGCTGCTGGTGCTGTATCCGGCGATCTATTCGATCCACCTGGCGACATTGAACAAGTCGATGCAGCGATTTATCGGCCTCGGCAATTTCGAGTTCCTGTTCAAGCGCGATACCTTCTGGCTGGTGGTCAAGCAGTCCTGTATCTTCGCGATCTCGGCCGTCATTTTCAAAGCGCTGATCGGTTTCATCGTCGCGCACTTCGTTCACAACATTCCCGCCAAAGGTCAGCGCAAGTGGCGCGGCATGCTGCTGGTGCCTTGGGTGATCCCGCCGGCGATGAGCACGCTGGCGTGGTTGTGGCTGTTCGACCCCTCCTACAGCGCTTTCAATTACACCCTGTCGTTCTTCGGCATCGGCCCGATCCCGTGGACAGGAGACGCGGACTGGGCGCGCTTCTCGGTCATTCTGGTCAACGTCTGGTACGGCGCGCCGTTCTTCATGATCATGTACCTGGCTTCGCTGAAGTCGGTGCCGGACCAGCTCTATGAAGCCGCCGCCATCGACGGCGCCAACTGGTGGCAGCGGATCTGGTACATCACGCTGCCGATGATGCGCAACATCATCGCGATCACGACGCTGTTCTCGCTGATCGTCACCTTCGCCAATTTCGACATCGTGCGAATTCTGACCGCCGGCGGCCCGCTCGATCACACCCACATCTTCGCGACCTGGGCGTTCCGGATCGGCATCGAGGGCAGCGACATTCCGCTCGGCGCCAGCGTCTCGCTGTTCATGGTGCCGATCCTTGCGGTCGCGGCGATCTTCATCCTGCGGGATGTCAACAAGCGCGGGAATGAAGCCTGA
- a CDS encoding carbohydrate ABC transporter permease, with amino-acid sequence MSTVTIDKAAPTRNVKYGSMSRDRTWALRWSYFFLTLFAIFSLVPPIYMLITSLKSSAEISAATNPWWVFHPTLENYVGLLTSNQFLRFFLNSAMVSIFVVTITMLISVPAAFALARMRFWGSATLATGVFLTYLIPDSLLFIPLFKVFAMFGDWTGIQLINRWYVLLFIYPTLTVPFCTWIMIGYFASIPKELDEAAIIDGASWFQTLTRIFIPVALPGLIAATIFAFTVSWAQFLYPLVFTTSTDQLVLPVGIITTLIKGDVFNWGQIMTGALLGAAPPLIIYAFLMDYYIAGLTAGATKG; translated from the coding sequence ATGAGCACTGTAACCATCGACAAGGCCGCGCCGACGCGTAACGTCAAATACGGCAGCATGAGCCGCGACCGGACCTGGGCGCTGCGCTGGTCCTATTTTTTTCTCACCTTGTTTGCGATCTTTTCGCTGGTGCCGCCGATCTACATGCTGATCACCTCGCTCAAGAGCAGCGCGGAAATTTCAGCAGCCACCAATCCCTGGTGGGTCTTTCATCCCACCCTTGAAAACTACGTCGGCCTGCTGACGTCGAACCAGTTCCTGCGCTTCTTCCTGAATTCCGCGATGGTTTCGATCTTCGTGGTGACCATTACCATGCTGATCAGCGTGCCGGCGGCGTTCGCGCTGGCGCGGATGCGATTCTGGGGTTCGGCGACACTCGCGACCGGCGTGTTCCTGACCTATTTGATCCCGGACAGCCTGCTGTTCATTCCGCTGTTCAAGGTGTTCGCCATGTTCGGCGACTGGACCGGCATCCAGCTGATCAATCGCTGGTACGTGCTGCTGTTCATCTACCCGACGCTGACGGTGCCATTCTGCACCTGGATCATGATCGGCTATTTCGCCTCGATCCCGAAGGAGCTCGACGAAGCCGCCATCATCGACGGCGCCTCCTGGTTCCAGACCCTGACCCGGATCTTCATTCCGGTCGCCCTGCCCGGCCTGATCGCCGCCACCATCTTCGCCTTCACCGTCTCGTGGGCGCAGTTCCTTTATCCCTTGGTGTTCACCACCTCGACCGATCAGCTGGTGCTGCCGGTCGGCATCATCACCACCCTGATCAAGGGCGACGTGTTCAACTGGGGTCAGATCATGACCGGCGCCCTGCTCGGCGCCGCGCCGCCGCTGATCATCTACGCCTTCCTGATGGACTACTACATTGCCGGCCTGACCGCCGGTGCGACAAAGGGTTGA
- a CDS encoding ABC transporter ATP-binding protein, whose protein sequence is MADVTLRKVIKRYDDVEAVRGIDLDIADHEFVVLVGPSGCGKSTTLRMIAGLEDISGGDIMIGGDVVNDVPPKDRDIAMVFQNYALYPHMTVAENMSFGLRLKRYPKAEIKSRIDEAARMLDIVELVDRKPKQLSGGQRQRVAMGRAIVRNPKVFLFDEPLSNLDAKLRVQMRIEIKKVHQKVRTTTVYVTHDQVEAMTLADRVVVMNHGRIEQIGTPNELYHKPATKFVASFIGSPAMNFIPCRLEDVGGKLNIRITDRISFPLPSARAARYNAIPRTDKLLLGIRPEHITEAKAHPEPGIEAFDAVLDVTEPMGMETLIYFTLEGAQVCGRVNPNAGAQDGAPLRLAVDLNNMHLLNEVTGAVL, encoded by the coding sequence ATGGCTGACGTGACGTTGCGTAAGGTTATCAAGCGCTATGACGACGTCGAAGCGGTGCGCGGCATCGATCTCGACATCGCCGACCATGAGTTTGTCGTGCTGGTCGGGCCATCCGGCTGCGGCAAGTCGACCACGCTGCGGATGATCGCGGGGCTGGAGGACATCTCCGGCGGAGACATCATGATCGGCGGTGACGTCGTCAACGACGTTCCGCCCAAGGACCGCGATATCGCGATGGTGTTCCAGAACTACGCGCTCTATCCGCACATGACGGTCGCCGAAAACATGTCGTTCGGACTGCGGCTGAAGCGCTATCCCAAAGCTGAGATCAAAAGTCGGATCGACGAGGCCGCGCGCATGCTCGACATCGTGGAACTGGTCGACCGCAAGCCGAAGCAACTGTCCGGCGGCCAGCGCCAGCGCGTCGCGATGGGCCGCGCCATCGTGCGTAACCCGAAAGTGTTTCTGTTCGACGAGCCGCTGTCCAATCTCGACGCCAAGCTGCGCGTCCAGATGCGGATCGAGATCAAGAAGGTGCACCAGAAAGTCCGCACCACCACGGTCTACGTGACCCACGACCAGGTCGAGGCGATGACGCTTGCCGACCGCGTGGTGGTGATGAACCACGGCCGCATCGAACAGATCGGGACCCCGAACGAGCTCTACCACAAGCCGGCAACGAAATTCGTCGCGAGCTTCATCGGCTCGCCGGCGATGAATTTCATTCCGTGCCGGCTCGAGGATGTCGGCGGCAAGCTCAACATCCGCATCACCGACCGTATCTCCTTCCCGCTACCATCCGCGCGCGCCGCGCGATACAACGCCATTCCGCGGACCGACAAACTGCTGCTCGGTATCCGGCCCGAGCACATTACCGAGGCCAAGGCCCACCCGGAGCCGGGTATCGAAGCCTTCGACGCCGTGCTCGACGTCACCGAGCCGATGGGAATGGAGACCCTGATCTATTTCACGCTGGAAGGCGCGCAGGTCTGCGGCCGGGTCAATCCGAATGCCGGCGCGCAGGATGGCGCCCCGCTCCGATTGGCAGTGGACCTCAACAATATGCACCTGCTAAACGAGGTGACCGGCGCCGTCCTATGA
- a CDS encoding hydroxyacid dehydrogenase produces MATNKKKIFVTESMSNQGRALLHARDDIELVEFPNMISARDFEAKLKEHAPVHGVALGGTRFGETELEASKDMLVVTRIGVGFDAVDVPALSRRKVPLMVAGTANSPSVAEQALFMMLTLAKRAVEMHAIVRDDKWPSRLGMLPYDLFGKTVLIIGFGRIGTRTAKRCLAMEMNVLIFDPYKPAADIKAAGCEPVSNLDAALPRADFVSIHCPKNPETVGMFNAARLKLMKPTAYLINTARGGIVDEAALHDALVSGKLAGAGLDVFEQEPPLAGHKLFALPNVIMAPHVAGVTREAVDRMSEQTARNILSVLDGEPLRQNVINQDVFG; encoded by the coding sequence ATGGCTACCAACAAGAAGAAAATCTTCGTCACGGAATCGATGTCAAACCAAGGCCGCGCACTGCTCCACGCGCGGGACGACATCGAACTCGTCGAATTTCCCAACATGATTTCGGCCAGGGATTTCGAAGCCAAGCTGAAGGAGCACGCGCCGGTTCATGGCGTTGCCCTCGGCGGAACGCGCTTCGGCGAGACCGAACTCGAGGCCTCCAAGGACATGCTGGTGGTGACGCGGATCGGTGTCGGATTCGATGCCGTCGACGTCCCCGCGCTGAGCCGCCGCAAGGTTCCGCTGATGGTGGCGGGCACGGCGAATTCGCCTTCGGTCGCCGAACAGGCGCTGTTCATGATGCTGACGCTGGCCAAGCGCGCGGTGGAAATGCATGCGATCGTCCGCGACGACAAATGGCCGAGCCGGCTCGGCATGCTGCCCTATGATCTCTTCGGCAAGACGGTGCTGATCATAGGCTTCGGCCGTATCGGCACCCGGACCGCCAAGCGATGCCTGGCGATGGAAATGAACGTCCTGATTTTCGATCCCTACAAGCCCGCGGCCGATATCAAGGCCGCCGGTTGCGAGCCGGTCTCCAACCTCGACGCGGCGCTGCCGCGCGCCGATTTCGTCAGCATCCATTGCCCGAAGAACCCCGAGACCGTCGGCATGTTCAATGCGGCGCGGCTGAAGCTGATGAAGCCGACCGCTTACCTGATCAACACCGCCCGTGGCGGCATCGTCGACGAGGCGGCACTGCATGACGCACTGGTGTCTGGCAAACTTGCCGGTGCCGGCCTCGACGTGTTCGAGCAGGAGCCGCCGCTGGCCGGCCACAAGCTGTTCGCACTTCCCAACGTCATCATGGCGCCGCACGTCGCCGGCGTGACGCGGGAAGCCGTCGATCGCATGAGCGAGCAGACCGCGCGCAATATTTTGAGCGTGCTGGACGGCGAACCGCTACGCCAGAACGTGATCAACCAGGACGTCTTCGGCTGA
- a CDS encoding amidase — translation MAFKEYGNFDAVGLAELVRNKQVTRRELLDEAIARTTKVDPHINAVVVKHYDYAEQQIDRGLPDGPFTGVPFLLKDLDLLQGTRTTSGATILKDFVADHTGTLAQRFLDTGVSIFGKSSSPEFGLMPTTESRLHGPTRNPWNLAHSSGGSSGGAAAAVAARILPVAHASDGGGSIRIPASASGVFGLKPSRARNPLGPDRGEGWGGFSCGHVVSISVRDSAVMLDAVHGPEPSSPYVAPLPARPFSQEVGRDPGKLRIAFTDRSPYGDAIDPEIAAAVRDIAGLLAGLGHHVDERAPKLAADPAAVMATIVGGNTALTVRLIEQRIGREMTDNDLEILTLASSHNAKNTSATDYVAAQLAAFQISRALADFFETCDVFLCPTLCSPPLRIGELNTMSSDLSHIAPILRRYMPATAMFNMSGQPAMSVPLAWNKAGLPLGMMFSAKFGDEGTLFRVAGQLEQARPWRSKLPPVSA, via the coding sequence ATGGCCTTCAAGGAATACGGCAATTTCGATGCGGTCGGTTTGGCCGAACTGGTGCGGAACAAGCAGGTCACGCGGCGCGAGCTACTCGACGAGGCGATTGCCCGCACGACCAAGGTCGATCCGCACATCAACGCTGTTGTCGTCAAGCATTACGACTATGCCGAGCAGCAGATCGATCGCGGTCTTCCGGACGGTCCGTTCACCGGCGTCCCGTTCCTCCTGAAGGATCTCGATCTTCTGCAGGGCACCCGCACGACATCGGGAGCGACAATCCTGAAGGATTTCGTCGCCGACCACACCGGCACGCTGGCGCAGCGTTTCCTCGATACCGGTGTCTCGATCTTCGGCAAGAGCTCCAGCCCCGAATTCGGCCTGATGCCGACGACGGAATCCCGCCTGCACGGGCCGACCCGCAATCCCTGGAATCTCGCGCACTCCTCCGGCGGATCATCCGGCGGCGCGGCAGCGGCGGTTGCTGCCCGCATTCTTCCCGTGGCCCATGCCAGCGATGGCGGCGGTTCGATCCGGATCCCGGCTTCGGCCTCCGGCGTGTTCGGTCTGAAACCAAGCCGGGCGCGCAATCCGCTCGGTCCCGATCGCGGCGAAGGCTGGGGCGGGTTTTCCTGCGGCCATGTCGTCAGCATCAGCGTCCGCGACAGCGCCGTGATGTTGGACGCGGTCCATGGTCCTGAACCGTCGAGCCCCTATGTCGCGCCGCTCCCGGCGCGGCCTTTTTCGCAGGAGGTCGGCCGCGACCCCGGCAAGCTTCGTATCGCCTTCACCGACCGGTCGCCCTATGGCGACGCCATCGATCCGGAAATCGCCGCGGCGGTGCGCGACATCGCCGGCCTGCTGGCGGGGCTCGGCCATCATGTCGACGAACGCGCGCCCAAGCTGGCCGCCGATCCGGCCGCCGTCATGGCAACCATCGTGGGCGGCAATACCGCGCTGACGGTGCGGCTGATCGAGCAGCGGATCGGCCGCGAGATGACCGACAACGATCTCGAGATCCTGACGTTGGCGAGCTCCCACAACGCGAAAAATACAAGCGCGACCGATTACGTCGCCGCCCAGCTCGCGGCATTCCAGATCTCACGCGCGCTGGCGGACTTCTTCGAGACCTGCGACGTCTTCCTGTGTCCGACGCTGTGCTCACCGCCGCTGCGGATCGGCGAACTCAACACGATGTCGAGCGATCTGTCGCATATCGCGCCGATCCTGCGCCGCTACATGCCCGCGACCGCGATGTTCAACATGTCCGGCCAGCCGGCGATGTCGGTGCCGCTGGCATGGAACAAGGCCGGTTTACCGCTCGGCATGATGTTCTCGGCCAAGTTCGGCGACGAAGGAACCTTATTCCGTGTCGCGGGCCAGCTTGAACAAGCGCGGCCGTGGCGAAGCAAACTGCCGCCGGTATCCGCTTAA
- a CDS encoding DUF1993 family protein: protein MTIPLYDASVGVFVPYLGNLSALLDHAAAHAKTRNIDPAVLLNMRLYPNMYSLKQQVGEANRHAVVAGALLAGHAPHVFPTTDPDIPELKLRISAAIDFVQGLPRAAIDTAADKEVVFTFKSGATRAFTGKSLLLTFSVPQFFFHITTAYDILRHAGVDLVKKDFLGPPR, encoded by the coding sequence GTGACCATCCCGCTTTACGACGCCTCCGTCGGCGTTTTCGTCCCCTATCTCGGCAATCTGTCAGCGCTTCTCGACCACGCCGCAGCCCATGCCAAGACCCGCAACATCGATCCCGCAGTGCTGCTCAACATGCGGCTCTATCCCAACATGTACAGCCTGAAACAGCAGGTCGGCGAGGCCAACCGCCATGCGGTCGTTGCCGGCGCGCTGCTGGCCGGTCACGCGCCTCACGTCTTTCCAACGACGGACCCTGACATCCCAGAGCTCAAGTTGCGGATTTCAGCGGCGATCGATTTCGTGCAGGGCTTGCCGCGTGCGGCGATCGATACCGCAGCGGACAAGGAAGTCGTGTTCACCTTCAAGAGCGGCGCGACGCGTGCCTTCACCGGAAAGTCACTGCTGCTGACGTTCAGCGTTCCGCAGTTCTTCTTTCACATCACGACGGCCTACGACATCCTGCGTCACGCTGGCGTCGATCTCGTCAAGAAGGATTTTCTGGGGCCGCCGCGATAG
- a CDS encoding transporter substrate-binding domain-containing protein, giving the protein MFRMLAGLVMAALWIVSASAQQPAASSRLDDIIKRGTLRVGMTGDYLPFTYFDKATAKFRGFDVDMAEALGKALGVKVEFVQTAWPQMMKDFEADNFDVAMGGVSITLDRQKKGMFSTPIMREGKTPIARCADKGKFETIADIDKAGTRVIVNPGGTNERFAKANIKSAEIKVWNDNVTIFDEIAKGNADLMMTDAAETRYQQKQHAGVLCAVHPDKPFDFAEKAYWLQRDVALKAFVDQWLHIATEDGSYRKIYAAWFD; this is encoded by the coding sequence ATGTTTCGAATGCTGGCCGGCCTCGTCATGGCTGCTCTGTGGATCGTATCAGCGTCAGCCCAGCAGCCCGCGGCCTCCTCGCGCCTCGACGACATCATCAAGCGCGGCACGCTGCGTGTCGGCATGACCGGCGACTATCTGCCGTTCACCTATTTCGACAAGGCGACCGCCAAATTCCGCGGCTTCGACGTCGACATGGCCGAAGCGCTCGGCAAGGCGCTCGGCGTCAAGGTCGAGTTCGTTCAGACCGCATGGCCGCAAATGATGAAGGATTTTGAAGCCGACAATTTCGACGTCGCGATGGGCGGCGTCTCGATCACGCTCGACCGGCAGAAAAAGGGAATGTTCTCGACGCCGATCATGCGTGAGGGCAAGACCCCGATCGCGCGCTGCGCCGACAAGGGCAAATTTGAAACCATTGCCGATATCGACAAGGCCGGCACCCGCGTGATCGTCAATCCTGGCGGCACCAATGAGCGCTTCGCCAAGGCCAATATCAAGAGCGCCGAGATCAAGGTCTGGAACGACAACGTCACCATCTTCGACGAAATCGCCAAGGGCAATGCCGACCTGATGATGACCGATGCCGCCGAGACCCGCTACCAGCAGAAGCAGCACGCTGGCGTGCTCTGCGCAGTGCATCCGGACAAGCCGTTCGACTTCGCCGAGAAGGCCTACTGGCTGCAACGCGATGTCGCATTGAAAGCGTTCGTCGATCAGTGGCTGCACATCGCCACCGAGGACGGCAGCTACCGGAAGATCTACGCCGCCTGGTTCGATTGA
- a CDS encoding DUF2147 domain-containing protein, with the protein MKKLLAIAALLLASTAAQAQYSFEYGGRTIRVDPDRGTVSIPGVYDNTGRKAKRSRNEDSDRSRKQSPQQAKTDPQPPAPDAPAPAATTPAPSDQAAAPAATAPVPAAPAPTAPAAATTPEPSTTTAAATPADSATATPPAPPAPPVQQEAAPVAKPAPAPVVAAAPPAAAPAPAPAAVQAANSPLGLWLTEEKEGKVRIEQCGANLCGYSVDKKSNQNGEQVLINMKPAKDAKWSGRILDPNTGSTYDSTIALKGSDSLRVQGCAFGGVFCGGQTWTRVN; encoded by the coding sequence ATGAAGAAGCTTCTGGCTATTGCTGCCCTGTTGCTCGCAAGCACCGCGGCTCAGGCCCAGTACTCCTTCGAATATGGCGGCCGCACCATTCGCGTCGATCCCGACCGCGGGACCGTCTCGATTCCCGGCGTCTACGACAATACCGGCCGCAAGGCCAAGCGTTCGCGGAATGAAGACAGCGACCGTTCGCGCAAGCAATCGCCGCAACAGGCCAAGACCGATCCGCAGCCGCCCGCTCCCGACGCTCCGGCGCCAGCCGCCACGACGCCGGCGCCATCCGACCAGGCCGCGGCGCCTGCAGCGACCGCTCCCGTTCCCGCGGCTCCAGCGCCGACCGCGCCTGCGGCAGCAACGACGCCTGAACCATCGACCACAACAGCAGCCGCAACGCCTGCGGATAGCGCAACCGCAACTCCGCCCGCGCCGCCGGCCCCACCGGTTCAGCAGGAAGCGGCTCCGGTCGCAAAACCCGCACCCGCACCGGTCGTCGCCGCCGCGCCGCCTGCAGCAGCCCCTGCTCCGGCGCCGGCAGCGGTTCAGGCCGCCAACTCACCGCTTGGCCTGTGGCTGACGGAAGAGAAGGAAGGCAAGGTCAGGATCGAGCAATGCGGCGCCAATCTCTGCGGCTATTCGGTCGACAAGAAATCGAACCAGAACGGCGAACAGGTTCTGATCAACATGAAGCCTGCCAAGGACGCCAAATGGAGCGGCCGGATCCTCGATCCGAACACCGGCAGCACCTATGATTCGACGATCGCGCTGAAGGGCTCCGACAGCCTGCGCGTCCAGGGTTGCGCCTTCGGCGGCGTGTTCTGCGGCGGCCAGACCTGGACCCGCGTCAACTGA
- a CDS encoding cupin domain-containing protein, with amino-acid sequence MDFHPAGSRPTRVAPPEYFTGNVMQDPIIATSAPARLVANSVSFQAGARTAWHTHPLGQTLYVIAGLGRIQAKGGPIRELRPGDVVWIPPGEKHWHGASPTNGMTHLAMQEAQDGNAVTWMEKVTDEEYSAKVG; translated from the coding sequence ATGGATTTCCATCCCGCCGGCTCGCGGCCAACCCGCGTCGCGCCGCCTGAATATTTCACCGGCAACGTGATGCAGGACCCGATCATCGCGACCTCCGCCCCGGCGCGGCTGGTGGCGAATTCCGTCTCGTTCCAGGCGGGCGCCCGCACCGCATGGCACACGCATCCGCTCGGCCAGACGCTTTATGTGATCGCAGGGCTCGGCCGGATCCAGGCCAAGGGCGGACCGATCCGCGAACTTCGCCCCGGCGACGTGGTCTGGATTCCGCCGGGTGAAAAGCACTGGCACGGCGCTTCGCCAACCAACGGCATGACGCATCTGGCGATGCAGGAAGCGCAAGACGGCAATGCCGTGACCTGGATGGAAAAGGTCACGGACGAGGAATATTCGGCCAAGGTCGGCTAA